The following nucleotide sequence is from Nitrospira sp..
CAAGTCGCCGATTGGCTGTCCTTCGCCGATGAATGCCTGGTAACAGAGCCGCAAGGCGTCGTGACAGAGCTGCCCGAGGGCCGCCGGTTCGAGTTCTCCGGAGGAGCCGGCCTGCCGGGATTCCACGCCGAGCACGCGAGACGCAAAATATTGAAACGGGCAACGGGCATAGGTTTCCAACGCGGTGGGTGAAAAGCCGGCCCGGCTACCCTTGGCCCAGAGTTGAACGGGATCGTCCAGCATCCCATCGTGCCCATGAAGCCCAGTCTGGTACCGTTCGAGAATGCCTTGCGCCGCCAATCCGCGACTGAACAGCGCAGCCTCCCTCCCCGTCGCCTCCAGCAGCGACGACGCATCCTGCCCGCGCAATAGCGCATTCACCGTCAACTCCTCTTGGGTCAGCAGCGCGGGTGTGAACAGCGCCTGCCCTCCCCGTTTCGACCATCGGCGCGGCAGCGCCAGGTCGACCGTGAGCCCCACGCCATGGGGTTGGAGGCCAGCCGTTTCGAGATAGGAGGACGGCGTCAGCGGACGACCCGTGGCATCCGCTCGCTGATAGGACAGATAGAGCCGCTCCTGCGCGGAGTCGCGGAGCAGTTCGAAGAGCAGCGCCTCTTCGCCGTACCCCTGCAGCTTCTGATCGATCTTGTAGCCCAGCGTCTCGTTCAGCACCTGGCGGTGATGATCCCGCAGAAACCCGTCCTCATGGATGTAGCGTGGAAAGAGTTCCTCGTTGAGCCCAATGACGAAGAGGGCGCGAAACCCCACGCCGCGTGCCGCCATCGCATCCAATATCTGGACACCGGATTCAGCCGCGTCAGCCTGCGCAGAGGTCGTCCGATCGAGCATCTGTGCCAACACCTCGACCCATTCGCGCCAGCTGACCGTCACCCCCAATCGATCCAGCGACCGGAGTTGCGCGATGAGGCGTGAGAGGGCTTCGCCGACATCGGCCTGGTCGATGTCTTCAGACAAGACGGCATCGGGCGAAACGTTGTCGGGCAGCAGGAGATGCTTCATCGCCAAGGCGAGATAGGCGTCCGTTACCTCGCCGTACCCCCCCTCAGCGGGAAGTTGTTTCACGTCATCGATCAACGCAGCCACATGGGTCCACAGGAGCTGGAGTTGCGGCCGGTCGATCGCCAAGGAACCGAGTTCGTCGCGATCGCCCTCGTCGCCTTCGCCTCGCCCATACCTCACCACCCCTCCGAGCTGTGCCAGCCGTTGCCACTCCTCCTCACCCCGTACGATGCCCAGGGCCTCTAGCGCCAGGCGCCAGAGATCGGGACGTGGGTCGGCGCGGTGAGCCAGGGCTGCGAGCGCTCGATTCCAGGGAGAGGTGAGCACATCCAGCATGGACGGTCGATGCAGCCCATTGGCCTTGAGTTCTGCCAGGTGCAGGAGCGTCTTAACCAACGGTTCTCTCAACAGGGGAACCGTCGCACTGGTCTGGTAGGCAATGCGATGGCGGTCGAAGGCCCGTGCCAGCGCCACCTGATACGGAGCCAGGGTCCGCCCCACCACCCCAATCTCGTCGAATCGGTAGTTGTGAGTCTCGATCAAGTCGAGGATCTGTTTGCAGACCAACGCCACCTCATCCTCCACGCCGGCCGCGTTTCGGACTTCAACCGATACCTGTGATTTCTCCTGGATGACGCTCACGGCCATCGGCAGCTCGGTCTGCTCTCCGACCTCCGCGCCGGCGAGCGGATAAAGGTGCCGTTCCAAGAACTGGCGCGCGAAGTCATAGGAGGGAGTCGATCCGAGCGGGAAATAGACCGTCACCTCGTACGCAGCCGCCAACCGCTCCAGCAGAGTGAGCTGGGTCTGGGTGAGGTCATAGAAGCCGTAATATGAAATCCGCGTGAGCCCTCGCAAGAACGACGAGTCCTGGACGACTTCGCTCATCGCCGCAGCCAAGTCATCCGGCAGCCCGACACCCAACGCCCTCCCCGCTTCCCGGACGGCTGCCTGCAAGGTAAATAACCCCTTGAGCTTTTCTCCATCCTCCGAGGGGAAGAGTCCATCCTCAACGGCCCGCACCGCCACAGGAGGATCCACCGCCGCATCCTTGAGGTCTCGCAGACTGGCCCAAAGTGCGGGCCAGGCTCCCGGCGGAAGTCGGTCTAGGCGCAGGGCTTCGGTGTGGGGTACGTCGCGCTGCCCCAGTTGCTCAAGTAATCGTTCAAAGAATATATCCCCCACCAACTCCAGCGACGAGGAACTCCTCCCAACCGCATTCGTCTGCCGCTCACGATCCAAATGCAAGGCCAGTTGGTGGAAGGAGAGAACATGCACGTTGAGCAGAGGCAAGCGGTGCGTGAGGACGAGCAGCCGCTTGAGCGAGCGGCGCAGCTGATCGGACGGCACGACGAGTGCGATGGCAGCCCGAGGATCTCGCTGCTTCAGGAGACGCAGGTCGCGGACGAGCGACGATTCAAGGGTGGGATGGAATGGGCCGGTGACGAGGCGAAGCATGCGGCGGGTGAAGGCTGCCTAGCCGGTTTCCGGTCCGAGGATCTCTCCGTTACAGTCCACGCAGGCCCAGTCTCCATCGATGAACGACATGGGCTCTCCGCAGATGCCACAGTCGGGCGGGGGCCCCTTGTCGATCACGGGGAGAACCGGCAATTCGAAATCGTCTTCATCAGGAACGGTCATGGTATTTCCCTTTCACGCCCCTTGCGGCCTCATCTTCAATTGCAGCGCTTTCTCCGCGCTTTGCCTGGACGGAACCCCCACGAACGTCAGCCGCCCATCGATGATGGTGGCCGGAACCGCCCGCACGGAATGCCGATTGGCCAACTCTTGGCCATCCGGCGTCGTAATATCCACTTCGCGATAGCTAAAGCTATACTTTACCCTTAATTCCTTCCAGACACGTTTGGCCGAGGGGCAGGCGCCACAGGTCGGCGAGTGCAAGAGCGTGATGTTCGGCATGGACGTCCTCTCTCTTTCTGATGAGCGGATCTTAGCACCCGCGCAAAGGCAGCCGCAAGCAAGGCACCCCTGACATTCTTTCTCCAGGTCGATATACTGGCGCGGTACGCAGGCCCGGTACTCACACCGCTTGAATCGGGAGATACCATGACGCTTCACCCTCGTGCCGGTCAGCCGGCTCAACTCGATCAATTGGTCGATCTGCAGAGACTGGAATCCGCCTATCATGCCGATGCGCCGGATCCCGCCGACCCCCAGCAGCGCGTGAGCTTCGGGACAAGCGGCCATCGCGGCTCTTCACTTCGGCGCACGTTCAATGAAGCTCACATTCTAGCCATCACGCAGGCCATCTGCGAATACCGCACGCAGGCCGGTATCACGGGTCCCCTCTTTGTCGGCAAGGATACCCATGCCCTCTCCGCCCCCGCTCACCGCACAGCCCTCGAAGTGCTGGCCGGTAACCGGGTGCAGATTTTGATTGACCAGGCGGACGGGTACACTCCGACACCGGTCATGTCCCACGCGATCCTCACGCACAATCGCGGCCGGACTTCCGGCTTGGCGGACGGGATCATCATCACGCCCTCGCACAATCCGCCCGAGGATGGGGGCTTCAAATATAACCCCCCTCATGGCGGCCCGGCGGATACCGAGGTGACGAAGGCGATCGAGCAGCGCGCCAATGCACTCCTGGCGGCCGGACTCCATGGTGTCACACGTGTTCCCTACGAGCAGGCCCTGAAGGCTTCCACCACGAGCCGGTATGATTTCGTCGGAACCTACCTCGCGGACCTAATTCACGTGGTCGATCTGGAGCGCATCAAGGCGGCAAAGCTGCGCCTCGGCGTCGATCCCTTGGGCGGCGCAGCACAGGCCTACTGGCGTCCGCTCGCCGAACGGTACGGGCTGGACCTCGAGATCGTGAACGACCGGGTCGATCCGACCTTCCGCTTCATGACGCTGGATTGGGACGGCAAGATCCGCATGGACTGTTCGTCGCCCTATGCCATGGCCTCATTGATCAAGCTGAAGGACCGTTTCGATCTGGCCTTCGGCAACGACACCGACACCGATCGCCACGGCATCGTGACACCAGGGGCCGGATTGATGAATCCCAACCATTACCTGACGGCCTCCATCTCCTACCTCTTTTCCCACCGCCCAGGCTGGAGCGCCAGGGCCGGCGTCGGCAAAACCATCGTGAGCAGCAGCATGATCGACCGTGTGGCGGCGCAAGCCCGACGGCCGCTGGTTGAAGTGCCGGTGGGATTCAAGTGGTTCGTGCCAGGCCTGAAGGACGGGTCGCTGGGATTCGGCGGCGAGGAGAGCGCGGGCGCGGCATTTCTGCGGCGGGACGGAACCACTTGGGTGACCGACAAGGACGGCATCATCATGGACCTGCTGGCGGCGGAAATGTTGGCCGTGACGGGGAAGGACCCGGCTCGGCTGTATCGGGATCTGACCACTACCCTGGGTGATCCGCTGTACGAACGGATCGATGCGCCGGCCACGCGCGCCCAAAAGGCCGTGTTGCAAAAACTTTCTCCCGCGCAGGTCTCGAGCCGGACTTTGGCAGGGGACCCGATCTCGGCCATGCTCACGGAGGCGCCGGGCAACAAGACGGCGATCGGCGGCCTCAAGGTGGTCACGGCGAACGGCTGGTTTGCGGCTCGCCCGAGCGGAACGGAAGACGTGTACAAACTCTACGCCGAGAGTTTCAAGGGCCCGACGCATCTCCAGCAGATCCAGGAAGACGCGCAGGCCCTGATCGGCAAAGTCTTTTCGGAAGCCGGCCTGTAATCTCCGAGAGCGGCTATACTTGGTTTCGTATGTTGCTCTCCGCCAGATGGTTCCTCGCTCTGAGCCTGCTCACCCTTTTGTCGGCTTGTGCCGGTCCCTCTCCACGAGAGGTCCGTCGGGTGGCTGTCCCTGGTTCAGATTGTTGCCGCCCTCAATCCGTGGACGGCAAACGGGAGGCAATCGTCCGTACGGCAATGGACCTCATC
It contains:
- a CDS encoding thioredoxin family protein gives rise to the protein MPNITLLHSPTCGACPSAKRVWKELRVKYSFSYREVDITTPDGQELANRHSVRAVPATIIDGRLTFVGVPSRQSAEKALQLKMRPQGA
- a CDS encoding exodeoxyribonuclease V subunit gamma, which produces MLRLVTGPFHPTLESSLVRDLRLLKQRDPRAAIALVVPSDQLRRSLKRLLVLTHRLPLLNVHVLSFHQLALHLDRERQTNAVGRSSSSLELVGDIFFERLLEQLGQRDVPHTEALRLDRLPPGAWPALWASLRDLKDAAVDPPVAVRAVEDGLFPSEDGEKLKGLFTLQAAVREAGRALGVGLPDDLAAAMSEVVQDSSFLRGLTRISYYGFYDLTQTQLTLLERLAAAYEVTVYFPLGSTPSYDFARQFLERHLYPLAGAEVGEQTELPMAVSVIQEKSQVSVEVRNAAGVEDEVALVCKQILDLIETHNYRFDEIGVVGRTLAPYQVALARAFDRHRIAYQTSATVPLLREPLVKTLLHLAELKANGLHRPSMLDVLTSPWNRALAALAHRADPRPDLWRLALEALGIVRGEEEWQRLAQLGGVVRYGRGEGDEGDRDELGSLAIDRPQLQLLWTHVAALIDDVKQLPAEGGYGEVTDAYLALAMKHLLLPDNVSPDAVLSEDIDQADVGEALSRLIAQLRSLDRLGVTVSWREWVEVLAQMLDRTTSAQADAAESGVQILDAMAARGVGFRALFVIGLNEELFPRYIHEDGFLRDHHRQVLNETLGYKIDQKLQGYGEEALLFELLRDSAQERLYLSYQRADATGRPLTPSSYLETAGLQPHGVGLTVDLALPRRWSKRGGQALFTPALLTQEELTVNALLRGQDASSLLEATGREAALFSRGLAAQGILERYQTGLHGHDGMLDDPVQLWAKGSRAGFSPTALETYARCPFQYFASRVLGVESRQAGSSGELEPAALGQLCHDALRLCYQAFIGEGQPIGDLAQQRIAEVVERSVGQAFQTYASTHGTGYALIWQLAQEQVTRVVLATLEADHEAARESGFQPIDCEVEAKGTLPINEGVEPTLVKGRWDRVDRHPESGALRVIDYKYRANNRVEAKDRNLLQASLRAARLQPALYSLMGAASSTEEPSGSKPEQVDFLYLLPEGSPPVERVSFPTSAWKGAAGQALTGTLRVILTGIREGRFHILPDAYCSYCEFAAACRRSHQPTWWRAYRSAEAGGLRSLRTLKVPRE
- a CDS encoding alpha-D-glucose phosphate-specific phosphoglucomutase, producing MTLHPRAGQPAQLDQLVDLQRLESAYHADAPDPADPQQRVSFGTSGHRGSSLRRTFNEAHILAITQAICEYRTQAGITGPLFVGKDTHALSAPAHRTALEVLAGNRVQILIDQADGYTPTPVMSHAILTHNRGRTSGLADGIIITPSHNPPEDGGFKYNPPHGGPADTEVTKAIEQRANALLAAGLHGVTRVPYEQALKASTTSRYDFVGTYLADLIHVVDLERIKAAKLRLGVDPLGGAAQAYWRPLAERYGLDLEIVNDRVDPTFRFMTLDWDGKIRMDCSSPYAMASLIKLKDRFDLAFGNDTDTDRHGIVTPGAGLMNPNHYLTASISYLFSHRPGWSARAGVGKTIVSSSMIDRVAAQARRPLVEVPVGFKWFVPGLKDGSLGFGGEESAGAAFLRRDGTTWVTDKDGIIMDLLAAEMLAVTGKDPARLYRDLTTTLGDPLYERIDAPATRAQKAVLQKLSPAQVSSRTLAGDPISAMLTEAPGNKTAIGGLKVVTANGWFAARPSGTEDVYKLYAESFKGPTHLQQIQEDAQALIGKVFSEAGL